From the Candidozyma auris chromosome 2, complete sequence genome, the window CTCGCTTAGTGAGGCCATCTCTAAGCCCATACTATTGTATACGAGTCACCAAGTGGAACCACCATGCTAAACGAATCTCACATAAAACAATCATCCAATCATCTCTGAATAATATGACAGCTTACAAATCTATAACCTGCAGCCCGTGTAAACGAGCTCACTAGTGAAAGACACAAAACGTGCTAGCAAGTGTAGGTTCTGTATAAGTCACACAAGGGAGGCAAACAATTTTGTACTTCAAACAGACTTCACGAGGAGTAGATCAGTAATCTCGTTTTGTCCCTTTTCATTCGCCCTGCACGAGCTTCGGAATCCCATCGCTTTTTAACCATCTCCCATCTCCAAATGAgaacggttgcaaaaatgtcgttgCTTGATCAGATACCCTGAGCACAAATACCCCACGACCAATTCAATACACATAAACTTTCTAAGCTTATCGGTGATGCTAGCTTGCCATTATAAACAAACGAAAGATTTGTGCCGTTTAGAGCCCGACTTGGCCTGTTCTCTTCGAACGTACTTGACCCTAGCTGAGTTagccacgacattgtcgcttGGGGAAGACCATCGATGAAGGGGaatcaacaaagagttAGAGTATCAAGCTTTACAAATGAAATTTCAGGATTGTGGTCTCTAAACCTTTTGACCATATTTGTGTTGTAGTTCTCTTGCTTCGCAGCTGGGCAGAGATCTCCGAGTCTGCCTATATAGAGCCTCAATTCAATGGTGGGAAACTCTCATGGTACATGGACGCAGGTACATTAAATTATTTGACCAAAATCTGTTTATTTCATTGTTTTTGGTGTGCCCTACAGCCTCTAtgcccttcttctctgtttgGGTGTTATTTGTATTTTTGCTTTGATAAGTCGTTTCTGCACGTTTATGGCTCTCCCCGAAAACTGTTGCAAATGAGAGAACTTTCACGGCGCCCATATATTTGATGCTACATAGTATCCATAATCTTCACATTAAGAATGTCGAGGAATGTCGAATTGTAAACGTTAAGCCGTTTAGCAGCTCAAGAACGCCAAATGCGTTTCTTGTCTACCACCTATTCTGAATATCGGCTCCTTAGGTTTACTGACCGCCTTCTACGCATGCTATTTCATCTGTTATTGTGCTTCCGTATGTCATATTATTTCATGATAGTCATTAGTACAAAAGCGTCCTAGGAAAAACCCAAATAAATGTTTGTAAACCAAATGCAAGTAGGCGTCGCAGCTCTATGTACAAATGTCGCTGCAACGTGCCCGTAGAACCCACGAGTGGGCCATCGTGCAAAGTTAATGCAATTatgatgttgatggctGAAAGCCATCGAtaaaagaaggaaaattTCTGGAAGTATGCTTGATTCTGTCTCAGCTTAAATAGTGCTCACGTCCGGAGTGCCGTTGCCGCCGTTCAGTGGTCTTTGGTTGATTTTTTCGTAGTTgatgctcttcaagatgtctCTGCCGCCTTTGGCCACCAAGATCTCGGCGAGCTTCTCGCCAATCTGCTCAGCCTCGGCCTTGTTTCTCACAGTACCCTTGATTTCGCCTTCAACATACTGCTCGCCGTTCGGGCTCACAATGATGCCTTTGAAATCGAGCTCTTGCGTCTCTTCGTTGTAGTTGGTGCTCACGCCCAAGGGAACCGAGCAGCCGCCTTCCAAAACACGCATTAGCGATCTTTCAGCAGTGCACCGGAGGGAAGAAGCCTTGTGCTCCAATTTGCTCAACACCTGCTGCATCACCAAATCGTCTCTTCTGATCTCGACACCCAAAGCACCTTGCCCAACCGCATGGTACATCTGAGGAGCGTCTAAGCAGGCGGTGATACGGTTCTCCAAGCCAAGACGGATCAAACCGGCGGCAGCCAATATAAGACATTCATAAGGAGACTCTGGGTCGTCGAGTTTGGAAAGACGGGTATATATGTTACCTCTAACGTCCTGAAAGCGCAAGTGAGGGTAGTTTTTGAGTAGCTGGGCCGATCTCCTGATGGAAGAAGTGCCCACCACGGCGCCGTGGGGCAAGTCGTCAAGCAGCTTGTACGACAGCCCCAGCTTCATAATCAAAGCGTCGCGGGGGTCTTCACGCTCCAAAATACACCCCAACTCGAACTCGTCAGGCAAGTTTGTGGGCATGTCCTTCAACGAGTGGACAATCAAGTCCAACTTGGGGTACTCATCCACGGCttccaacaacaaaatctcGAGTTCTTTCGTCCAAAGAGACTTGCCACCAAACGAGTAGAGCGGTCTGTTCTGGATCTTGTCCCCCAACGTCAGAAGCGCCAACACCGAGCAGGTCAAGTTGCGGTGGTAGTGCTCGATCTGCTCCTTGACGATTTCCAGCTGGATAACCGCCAACTTTGATTTTCTGCCGCCGATCTGGATATGGTTGTTGGGCACGGAGAGCTGGGGCATGttttcagaagaagatgtgTTGTGAGGCATGGAGAAAAACTTGTAAATGGAAAACGTCAATTGGATGAGGGAGAAAAATTCCTGTCGAGATGCACAGCAGGAGGAGATAGGCGAGGGGAGTAACTCAagggaagaagatgtgTTGGAACGGGAACACTTTCACAACACAACTGAtgatatttttttctctttttaaaaaaatttcaaTCCAAGTATGAAAAACAGCCTTGGCTGGTGGGTTGCCGGAAATGCGCTCTGGGGGAAACCTCGAGTTTAAATGGGCCCCTGGCGGAAACGGTGCGCACTTTTTATCGCCTACCACAGGCTCCAAAAGCGAGCCAGAAAAGAGGTAAAGAACGGCCCGTTTCGCATTATCGTGAGTGGTTCGCGCTGTCTTGCTTGGCCCAACGGGCCACTGAGCGGGCGAGGATTATTCATATGGGGAGGGGGCTGCGTGCAGGTCGGACGAGgaactttctttttgcaacctccACTAGGGCCACCGTAGCTCATCTTCCAGATTGGCTAcgagatttttgaaaacacCAACATGTTCTTACGAATGCGACCATTTCAGTGGTAGCTTTGGAATTTCAATATCTTTGTTCCTTGGCCCAATTCTTCCGACCCGGTGCGAGTCCGTGTCGGAACGAGTACGACCTGCCTAGTATGGACGGTGTACGATTACCCAGCGGGCTCAGCTGATTCAGCACTGGGGCCATTTGAGCGCACCCCAGCCAGACCGGGCCACCCCGATGCACCCGGAAACTGGCGATGTGTTTGAGGAAACACGATTTTTGATATTTCTGATGTTCCAAGGTATTATTACGGTGTCAttgatctctttcttctctgactcttctctttttttttttccgGAGATAACATTGTCTCATGGGTTCTCCGCGTAAGTTGGATTCCCTTGTGAATTTGATCCACCCATGACCCATGTGCAACAgtttttttcgcagccattcagAGCCGTGCTGGAATGCTGACTACAGTACACTGACCGAGACACACTGCAATGATGTTCCTTtccctttttctttttcaaagaaactCTCGTAGCAACTCATTAATTCTGGGTAATGAATGGCTGTGGAGTTGTTGCCTATGACCAGTAGCGGTCTCTTTGTTATGGAAATCACAAAGTTTTCAAGCTGGCACTTTTACTCTATGCTAATGTGTACTATACTATGTCTCAGACCGTGCCAAACAGCTCTTTTGAGTAGTCGGAATCTTCGTCGCTCTCCACCTCCGTGTCCAGTCTCTCGTTCACCAGTGCCTCTGTCAAATCGTACATGGCATTGCCTGCGCTTCTCATGTAATCGTTGCTGATGATTCTCCCGGGGCCGCCTTTCTCTTGTATTATCGCCTCGAGCTCGTCAAGTCTCTTCATGACGGCGGCCAAATCATGCTTACGCAGTTTCCTCTGACCCAGGCTTTCTCCACTGA encodes:
- the HEM3 gene encoding hydroxymethylbilane synthase, with the protein product MPHNTSSSENMPQLSVPNNHIQIGGRKSKLAVIQSEIVKEQIEHYHRNLTCSVLALSTLGDKIQNRPLYSFGGKSLWTKELEILLLEAVDEYPKLDLIVHSLKDMPTNLPDEFELGCILEREDPRDALIMKSGSSYKSLDDLPHGAVVGTSSIRRSAQLLKNYPHLRFQDVRGNIYTRLSKLDDPESPYECLILAAAGLIRLGLENRITACLDAPQMYHAVGQGALGVEIRRDDLVMQQVLSKLEHKASSLRCTAERSLMRVLEGGCSVPLGVSTNYNEETQELDFKGIIVSPNGEQYVEGEIKGTVRNKAEAEQIGEKLAEILVAKGGRDILKSINYEKINQRPSNGGNGTPDVSTI